One region of Mucilaginibacter gotjawali genomic DNA includes:
- a CDS encoding redoxin domain-containing protein — MLTSTDKFPYFELLEIVAEFDLSYKPYQPLKPLKAGNFITGLTLKTDQLRWQRFYGGAETFGPVVLRQLLNKPLVISFYSRHWKGNGLGQLTRLNDLQNEIKASGGNLLIINAGNDEDLAKTAWENDLSLNFYFDENHEIAELFGVYSENYPVWNRFSGIDVNVPLLATYVIDQFKQVVYADVDMDLTGSFSANGIIAAVYESALLRNNKKSA; from the coding sequence ATGTTAACATCAACAGACAAATTCCCTTATTTTGAATTGCTTGAAATAGTAGCTGAATTTGACTTATCCTATAAGCCATACCAGCCATTAAAACCATTAAAAGCCGGTAATTTTATTACGGGTTTGACGTTAAAAACAGATCAGTTAAGATGGCAGCGGTTTTATGGCGGGGCAGAAACATTTGGGCCGGTTGTATTGAGGCAATTATTAAATAAGCCACTGGTTATCAGTTTCTATTCCAGGCATTGGAAGGGTAACGGGCTCGGCCAGTTGACCAGGTTAAATGATCTTCAAAATGAAATAAAAGCCAGCGGGGGCAATTTACTGATCATAAATGCCGGTAATGATGAAGACCTGGCAAAAACTGCCTGGGAAAATGATTTGTCATTGAATTTCTATTTTGATGAAAATCATGAAATAGCTGAATTGTTCGGTGTATATTCGGAAAATTATCCTGTTTGGAACCGGTTTTCGGGCATTGATGTTAATGTGCCCCTTTTGGCCACCTATGTGATCGACCAGTTTAAACAGGTTGTTTATGCCGATGTAGACATGGATTTAACCGGCTCCTTTTCGGCGAATGGTATTATTGCAGCAGTTTATGAATCGGCCCTGCTCCGGAACAATAAAAAGTCTGCCTAA